The Stenotrophomonas sp. ASS1 genome segment CTGACCCTGTTCGGTGCGGCGCTCAAGGGCACCTCCGGCCAGTTGATCGAGGATCATTTCCTGCAGGCTGGCATGGTGCAGAAAGGCACGTTCACCAGCCGGCCGCAGGACAGCATCGCTTTCGTTGTGACCCAGCAGAAGTACAGCAGCATCGCGCTGGAGAACCTGCGCCTTGCCCGCGCCGCGGCCGGCGGTAGCGGCACGCCGCACGGGAGCCAGGTGATGATGGAACTGAGCTATGGCATCCAGCTCACCCCACAGCTCCGGGTCGCGCCGAACCTGCACTACATCGTGCATCCGGACCAGTTCAATGAACCCGCACGCCAACGTGACCTGCCAAATGCGCTGATTGCGGGCATGCGGATCGATTGGAGTCTGTAGGAGAGCCTGGCCGCACTCGATTGCCGGCGACGTGAGGAGCTGGCCAGCGGCCGGCACTACCCGGGCGATCAGCCCGCGGTTTCCAGCCCCTTGCCTGCCGTACCCATCCGCAGCGAGGCCAGGTACCGGCAGTACTTGCCGACGAAGATGCCGGTGAATCCGCCCGCCAGCAGCAGGTAGGCGGCACTGAAGCCAGCATTGGCAGTCAACGACGGCGACACCGCAAATGCGACTTCGAAGCCGTACTTGACCAGGAAGGTGATCAGCAGCAGCGGCAGCAGGCTGAAGTCCGCGTTGCGCCAGAGCTTGCCGGTGCTGCGGTCCAGCGTCAGCTTCAGCCGATTCAGCAGCGGCCAGGCCAGCGCGGCACCCGTGGCGATGCCGGCCAGCCACTCGCTCCAGGCAGTCAGCGACGTGCCGAAGCGATGGCTGATCGACCACGCACCCCAGGCGGCGAACAGGGCGGGCACGATCGCCAGCTTCTGCAGCGAGGTCTCCCCTGGCTTCATGGCGGCGATGCCGCGGATGATCAGGAAGGCCAGGAGCAGCCAGACCCAGATCGGCGTCTGTGCGGCGAGTTGCTGGAGCATGTTCATGAGCGGTCCCCTTGGTGAGTGGTGGCTGAGTGGTGGCGAGGCGCCCTCGCCTTGGCGCTCACTATTCGCTTCCCCCAAGGTTGCAGCCAGTGACAGCTGTCAGCCTTCGTAGGTGATGTGGCGGCGTGCCACGCTGCCAACAGCCACAGTGCGGACCCACCCGGGACACCCGCCTCATCCGCTCGGCCTGCTCGACCCGCGATACCATTGCCACAATGCCGCTGCGAGCTGATACGCCATGCGCAACGATCCTGTCCGGCGCCACCTGTGTGCAGCACTACTGGCTGCCGGCTGCGGCCTGTCTGCCCGGTCTGCACTGGCGAGCCGGCGTACTTCAGGCAGCTGCAGTTCGCTGGCCGCGCTGCTGCGGGCCGAGCAGCAGCCTGGCCTGGCGGCCGTTCTGGTAGATCATGGGCGCATCGCCGCGCTAGCCACGGCGGGCCGACGCACCGTCACCCGGCCCTCACCGATTGATCGCCATACCGTGTTCGAGCTGGGATCGATTACCAAGGTGTTCACGGCGCTGCTGGTATTCCGGCTCCAGCAGCGACAGTTGCTCGACGTCACGGCGCCCATCGGCCTGTATGTGGAGGGACTGCCTTCAGAGTGGGCATCCACTTCACTGCTGCGGCTGCTGAGCCATACCTCCGGCATTCCCAATTATTTGAATGAAGACAACTTCCTGCGATTGATGCCGACGAGTCCGCAACCCCGTGAACTGTTGGCAGGGGTGGAGCAGATGCCGCTGGAGTTTGCGCCAGGTACGCGGCATGCCTATTCCAATACGAACTACATTCTGCTCGGTCTGGCCATCGAACATGCAACCCGCATGGATTACTGGAACGTTCTCCAGAAAGAGATCCTGTCGCCGCTAGGCATGCGCGACGCGGGACCGCGCCGCTCAGAGGATCGGCGCCGGATTGCCCAGGGGCATCTATTCCAGGATGGCCAGTGGCACGACCCACCGCCCACTGCTGCGGGTTCGGCGTGGGCGGCCGGCAGCCTGTTGGCGAGCATCGATGACATGGCACGCCTTGCTGTGGCATTGGACCAGGGTCGGCTGCTACCTGATGGTGCGCTGAGGCGCATGTGGTGCGACACGGTTCTTTCCAACGGAAGCAAGGCGGGCTGGGGGGCCGGCTGGCAGGTTGCCGATGACGGCAATGTAGTCGGTCACGGAGGCGGAACCGCAGGCTTTACTGGGTACTTGCGGCACGTTCCTGCGCAACGAAGAACGGTCGTGGTCCTGATCAATCGTGCCGGAGACATCAATCCCCAGCGCATTGCAGAGCGCCTCGATCTTGGGATGCGCCGCTGCCCGGATTTTCAGCCGCCGCTGCTGTAAATGCTCCGCCGATACTGCTCCACCCACTCCAGTGATGGCGCAATGCCACCGAACGGGAAGAAGTGCGGGCTGACCGGGCCATGGGCGTCCGTCAGCCCACTCAGCAGGCGATCCATGAACACCTCCGGCCCTGCCGTTCCCAGCAGCCGGCCGATCGAGATGCCGTACCGCGCCAGCATCGATGCACTGGCACCCACGCCGCACATCGCGGCGTAGCGCGCCAGCCGCGCAATGCTGGCCGGGCCCGGCACGCCCACCAGTACCGGAACCGTGATGCCACGGGCGCGCAGCGCATCCAGCCAGGCCAGCACGATATCGGCATCGAAGGCGAACTGGGTGATGATCAGCGGTGCCATGCCTCTCGCCTCGATGGCCTGGCATTTGCGTTCCAACACGTGCCACCGGTCCTCGGCGGTCATCACCGGATGGCCTTCCGGATGCCCGCCGATGGCCACAACCTTGATGCCGTAACGCTCAAGAAGGCCGGTCTCGATGATCGAGGTACTGTCGGCAAACGGCCCTGCGGGCGCGGAAAGATCACCGGCGATCAGCAGGCACTTCTCTACCCCCGCTTCGCTGGCGGCGCGTTCCAGGAACCGCGCAAGCGCCGCACGCGACGCGATGCGGCGGGCAGAGAGATGCGGCATCGGCTCGAAGCCGAGTTCGCGCACCGTGCGCGCGGCCGCCAGCCGGGCGTCGTCGTCCTCGCTCGCCAGGTAAGGGATCGAGATCGTCGTTCCCGGAGCGATGCGATCCGCTTCCGCGCGTAGTGCCGGCATGGCCTTCGCGCTCACTTCCAGAGAAAACGCGTTGATGAAGGCTTCCGCCCGCTGCGATCCAGGTGCAGGCATCAACGCGCTCCGCCCACGTTGCCGGCAATCGGCGTGCTGTTACGCGCCAGTTCGACGAAGGCCTGCAGGTAGTCGATACCGGTATCGGCCTCGCGCGCGCCCAGGTAGATCTGCTTGGGAATGCCCTTCGCCCCCAGGCGCACCGGCACCACGTCCATGCGTGCGGCATATTCCTCCACCAGCCAGCGCGGCATGGCGGCCACGCCACGGCCGCTGGCCACCATCTGCATCATGATGTCGGTGGTTTCAATGGCCTTGTGGCGCCGCGGCGTGATGCCGGCCGGCAGCAGGAACTGGTTGTAGATATCCAGGCGCTCGAACGGTACCGGGTAGCTGATCAGCACTTCCTGGCCGAGCTGGCGCGGCTTTACGTGGTCCACCTTGGCCAGTGCATGGTCCTTGGCCACCACCAGCACCTGCTCGTAGTCGAACACGGGCACGAACTTCAGGCCCGGCTTCAGCAGCGGATCGGGCGTGACCAGCAGATCGATCTCGTAGCCGAACAGCGCGCCGATACCGCCGAACTGGAACTTCTGCTTGACGTCCACATCCACGTCCGGCCAGGCGGCCAGGTACGGCGAGACGATCTTCAGCAGCCACTGGTAGCAGGGATGGCATTCCATGCCGATGCGCAGTGCACCGCGCTCGCCCTGTGCGAACTGGCCCAGTCGCTCTTCGGCCAGGTCCAGCTGCGGCAGCACGCGATTGGCCACCGCCAGCAGGTACTGCCCGGCCTGGGTCAGGCGCAGGCTGCGGCCTTCGCGCAGCCAGACATCGGTGCCCAGCTGCTGTTCCAGCTTCTTCATGCTGTGGCTCAGGGCTGACTGGGTCAGGTTGAGTACGCCTGCGGCGGCGGTCAACGAGCCCTGCTGCTCGACCTGCTGCACGATGCTGAGGTGGATCCGTTCCAGCATGACGATGAATCCCGCTCATGGATTGGTGAAGTAATACCATTTTACGTCATGGAAGGGCATGACTAGGATCGGGTCATGCCTTCGGTTGCCTGCCAGCCCGGTCACCTCGCCGGCCTGCAGGACTGCGCCCCCGCAGATCGCCCGAAGGAGCTCCCCTCCTGCTGAAAGCGAACAGATGACCCGCCCCCTCCGTATCGTCGCCGTCTCCGGCGGACTACAGCGCCCCTCCAGGGCTGCAACCCTGGCCGAGCACCTGCTGGACCTGATCGGCGAGGACGTTGCCTGCGAACCGCACCTGATCGAGCTGGGTGAGCTGGCGCCGCAACTGGCCGGCGCGCTGTGGCGCTCGCAGCTGCCCGAGGCTGTGGAGCGGCAGCTGGTGGCCGTTGAACAGGCAGACGTACTGGTGGTGGCCACGCCGGTCTACCGCGGTTCGTACACCGGCCTGTTCAAGCACTTCTTCGATTTCATCCACCAGGACGCACTGGTCGACACCCCGATCCTGCTCGCCGCCACCGGCGGCAGTGAGCGCCACGCGCTGGTGATCGACCACCAGCTGCGGCCACTCTTCAGTTTCTTCCAGGCCCGCACCCTGCCCCTGGGCGTGTACGCCACCGACCGCGATTTCGCCGAGGGCCGCGTGCACAACGACGCCCTGATCCAGCGTGCACGGCTGGCGGTGCAGCGGGCGCTGCCCCTGCTTGCGCTGTCCCATCGTGCAGCGCCCGCTGCCGCCGAGGCCGCTGCAGTCCTCTGAATGCCGAATGCCTGCGACCAGCATTCGGATGTCACCCCCGCAACCCGGAACGCCGCCCATGACGACCGACACCTTCACTTTCAGCATCACGCGCATCCCCTTCAACGAGGACTACCAGCCCGCTGACGGCACGCGCATCACCACCAACTTCGCCAACCTGGCCCGTGGCGCATCCCGCCAGGAAAACCTGCGCAACACGATCAGCATGATCAACAACCGCTTCAACGACCTGGCGCACTGGGACAACCCGAGCGCGGACCGCTACGCCGTTGAGCTGGACATCATCTCGGTGGAGATGCACATCGATGGAGCCGATGGCAGCGATCCGTTCCCGCTGATCGAAGTGCTGCGCCCGACCATTGTCGACACGCGTACCGGCGCTCGCACCGAGGGCATCGTCGGCAACAACTTCTCGTCCTATGTGCGTGACTACGATTTCAGCGTGGTACTGCCGGCCAGCAACGAGGGAAAGGCGACCTTCGGCATTCCGGAAGGCTTCGGTGATCTTCACGGCAAACTGTTCCAGCACTTTCTGGAATCGGACGCCTACCGCGCCAATTTCAGCAAGGGGCCGGTAATCTGCATCAGCGTCTCCAGCAGCAAGACCTACCATCGTACCGAGAACCACCATCCCATCCTGGGCGTGGAGTATCGCCAGGGCGAGTTCTCCCCCACCGACCAGTACTTCGACAAGATGGGCCTGCAGGTGCGCTATTTCATGCCGCCGGGCAGCGTCGCGCCGCTGGCGTTCTACTTCCAGGGCGACCTGCTGGGCGACTACTCGAACCTGGAGCTGATCGGCACCATCAGCACGATGGAGGCATTCCAGAAGATCTACCGGCCGGAGATCTACAACGCCAATTCCGTGGCCGGCAAGGTCTACCAGCCCAGCCTGAAGCACCAGGACTACTCCTCCACCCGCATCGTCTACGACCGCGAAGAGCGCAGCCAGCTGGCGGTCAAGCAGGGCAAATTCACCGAAGAGCACTTCATCAAGCCGTATCGCGCCGTGCTTGAGCAGTGGGCTGCCCGCTGATCCATCGATTCCCCATTCGCCCCAGGACACAGAACGCAATGTCGACGAAGAAACTGCTCCCCACCTCCACCGCCGGCAGCCTGCCCAAGCCCTCCTGGCTGGCGGAGCCCGAAAAGCTCTGGTCGCCCTGGAAACTGCAGGATGAAAGCTTGACCGAAGGCAAGCAGGATGCCCTGCGCCTGTCCCTGCAGGAACAGCAGCACGCCGGCATCGATATCGTCAGCGACGGTGAGCAGACCCGGCAGCACTTCGTTACCACGTTCATCGAGCACCTCAACGGCGTCGATTTCGAGAAGCGCGAAACCGTGCGCATCCGCAACCGCTACGACGCCAGCGTGCCGACCGTGGTCGGCGCCGTGAGCCGCCCCAAGCCGGTGTTCGTGGAGGATGCGAAGTTCCTGCGCCGGCAGACCACGCAGCCGATCAAGTGGGCACTACCCGGGCCGATGACCATGATCGACACCCTGTACGACGCGCACTACAAGAGCCGTGAGAAGCTGGCCTGGGAATTCGCGAAGATCCTCAACGAGGAAGCGAAGGAGCTGGAAGCCGCTGGCGTCGACATCATCCAGTTCGATGAGCCCGCCTTCAACGTGTTCTTCGACGAAGTGAACGACTGGGGCGTGGCCGCACTGGAGCGTGCGATCGAAGGACTGAAGTGCGAGACCGCCGTGCACATCTGCTACGGCTACGGCATCAAGGCCAACACCGACTGGAAGCAGACGCTGGGCTCGGAGTGGCGCCAGTATGAAGAGTCGTTCCCGAAGCTGCAGACCTCCAACCTCGACATCATCTCGCTGGAATGCCACAACTCGCACGTGCCGATCGACCTGATCGAGCTGGTGCGCGGCAAGAAGGTGATGGTGGGCGCCATCGACGTGGCCTCCAGCACGGTGGAGACGGCTGAGGAAGTAGCCAACACCCTGCGCAAGGCCCTGCAGTTCGTGGATGCCGACAAGCTTTATCCCAGCACCAACTGCGGCATGGCGCCGCTGGCCCGTGACGTGGCACGGGGCAAGCTGCGTGCGCTCAGCGAAGGGGCCAGGATCGTGCGCGAGGAGCTCTCGGCGTAACCGCTGCAAGCGATCTGCGTCCGGACCTCTGTGCGGGGTCCGGACGCATCGGCACTCAGCGCTTGCGCGTGCGCCGCTCGGGGCACTCCTTCGGATCGAACAGATCGTAGGTCTGCTTGATGGCCAGATTGCGGATCGCCCTGCGGTTTCCCTGCGCTGCAGCCTCACAGGTCCAGTAGATATCCTCTTCCTGGTCCTTGGGCACCCCGCGCCCGATGGAGTACAGGTATCCCAGCTCGGCCTGTGCAGGCGCGTAGCCCGCCATTGCCGCCTTGCGATACAGGTCGGCGGATCGGGCCTCATCCTTCTGTACGCTGATACCCTTGGCATACATCAGGGCGAGCCTGGTCTGCGCCTCCACATCACCGCCATCGGCAGCCGCTGTGAATGCTTCAACCGGGCCAAACGCGCCGGGCGTGTCCATCTCGGCACACCACACCTCGTTCTCCTTGCGATTCAGGCACAGCTCCAGACGGGCCTCCTTGACTCCCGCTAGGCCGAGCTCCTGCACGGCTGCCCTGGCATACCACTGCATGGCCTGGGCCTCGTCTTTCGTGAGGCCGGCGCGTCCCTTCTGATAGAGATTGGCAAGGCTGTACTGCCCGGCCGGCGAGCCGAGTTCAGCGGCTCGGCGGAGCCACAGGACAGCCTGGGCATCATCCTGCTGCGGGCCCAGGCCCTGCAGGTACATGATCCCGAGATCGGACTGTGCGTCCGCATTGCCCTGATCGGCAGCCTTGCGTACCCAGTGCAGGGCCTGAGCGGAATCCTTCGGCACGCCATTGCCTCGCAGATACAGCACACCCAGCATGGACTGTGCCGGCGCATAGCCCTGATCGGCCGCCTTGCGGTACCAGTCCGCTGCCTTCGCTGCGTCCCTGTCGACGCCTGCGCCGCGCAGATACCTGTCCCCAAGTTCATTCTGGGCTTCCGCGTTGCCGGTCTTCGCCGCAGCCATCACGCGATCCCGCTCGGCTGCGTTGTCATTGCCAAGCGCAGGCGTGCTGCAGGCCAGGGCAGCCAGTCCCGCACAGAGTGCGACGCGCCGCAGGGCGCCAATCCATTCTTCCGTGAACGTCTGCATTCTTGATCAACTCCAGATGGATGCCGCAGGTAGACCCGGCAGGTGCCTCGATCAGCAAGTGATCGGGGCCGGGGGCGGCATTATAGGTGCGCGCAGGACCACGTGGCCGAGGTTCTATCTGGGTAGCGGGCGTGCCTGCTCCTGCGCTCGCGACATCGCAGGGGTCCGTCTCAGCGCCAGCGCCTCCTTGATCCGGCCCATCTCACGCGACCCGGCCTCGGCCAGGCGGCGGGCCTGCTGCCGCTGCTCCCGCGTGAGCGCGGAAGGTGGTGGAGTACCGGCATCCAGCAGCCGCGCCACCGCATCGCGCAACCGCAACTGCGGGCAAAGCCGGGCGGCACACCATCGCTCGGCGTAGCGCTTGGCCTGGCGAGCATTCACGGCGGCCACGACCTTGGGCTGGGGTAATTTCCGCGCGGCGAGGAACAGGCGGACGCC includes the following:
- a CDS encoding serine hydrolase domain-containing protein, yielding MRNDPVRRHLCAALLAAGCGLSARSALASRRTSGSCSSLAALLRAEQQPGLAAVLVDHGRIAALATAGRRTVTRPSPIDRHTVFELGSITKVFTALLVFRLQQRQLLDVTAPIGLYVEGLPSEWASTSLLRLLSHTSGIPNYLNEDNFLRLMPTSPQPRELLAGVEQMPLEFAPGTRHAYSNTNYILLGLAIEHATRMDYWNVLQKEILSPLGMRDAGPRRSEDRRRIAQGHLFQDGQWHDPPPTAAGSAWAAGSLLASIDDMARLAVALDQGRLLPDGALRRMWCDTVLSNGSKAGWGAGWQVADDGNVVGHGGGTAGFTGYLRHVPAQRRTVVVLINRAGDINPQRIAERLDLGMRRCPDFQPPLL
- a CDS encoding DUF1852 domain-containing protein, whose product is MTTDTFTFSITRIPFNEDYQPADGTRITTNFANLARGASRQENLRNTISMINNRFNDLAHWDNPSADRYAVELDIISVEMHIDGADGSDPFPLIEVLRPTIVDTRTGARTEGIVGNNFSSYVRDYDFSVVLPASNEGKATFGIPEGFGDLHGKLFQHFLESDAYRANFSKGPVICISVSSSKTYHRTENHHPILGVEYRQGEFSPTDQYFDKMGLQVRYFMPPGSVAPLAFYFQGDLLGDYSNLELIGTISTMEAFQKIYRPEIYNANSVAGKVYQPSLKHQDYSSTRIVYDREERSQLAVKQGKFTEEHFIKPYRAVLEQWAAR
- a CDS encoding methionine synthase, which translates into the protein MSTKKLLPTSTAGSLPKPSWLAEPEKLWSPWKLQDESLTEGKQDALRLSLQEQQHAGIDIVSDGEQTRQHFVTTFIEHLNGVDFEKRETVRIRNRYDASVPTVVGAVSRPKPVFVEDAKFLRRQTTQPIKWALPGPMTMIDTLYDAHYKSREKLAWEFAKILNEEAKELEAAGVDIIQFDEPAFNVFFDEVNDWGVAALERAIEGLKCETAVHICYGYGIKANTDWKQTLGSEWRQYEESFPKLQTSNLDIISLECHNSHVPIDLIELVRGKKVMVGAIDVASSTVETAEEVANTLRKALQFVDADKLYPSTNCGMAPLARDVARGKLRALSEGARIVREELSA
- a CDS encoding methylenetetrahydrofolate reductase, giving the protein MPAPGSQRAEAFINAFSLEVSAKAMPALRAEADRIAPGTTISIPYLASEDDDARLAAARTVRELGFEPMPHLSARRIASRAALARFLERAASEAGVEKCLLIAGDLSAPAGPFADSTSIIETGLLERYGIKVVAIGGHPEGHPVMTAEDRWHVLERKCQAIEARGMAPLIITQFAFDADIVLAWLDALRARGITVPVLVGVPGPASIARLARYAAMCGVGASASMLARYGISIGRLLGTAGPEVFMDRLLSGLTDAHGPVSPHFFPFGGIAPSLEWVEQYRRSIYSSGG
- a CDS encoding LysR family transcriptional regulator produces the protein MLERIHLSIVQQVEQQGSLTAAAGVLNLTQSALSHSMKKLEQQLGTDVWLREGRSLRLTQAGQYLLAVANRVLPQLDLAEERLGQFAQGERGALRIGMECHPCYQWLLKIVSPYLAAWPDVDVDVKQKFQFGGIGALFGYEIDLLVTPDPLLKPGLKFVPVFDYEQVLVVAKDHALAKVDHVKPRQLGQEVLISYPVPFERLDIYNQFLLPAGITPRRHKAIETTDIMMQMVASGRGVAAMPRWLVEEYAARMDVVPVRLGAKGIPKQIYLGAREADTGIDYLQAFVELARNSTPIAGNVGGAR
- a CDS encoding DUF6622 family protein yields the protein MNMLQQLAAQTPIWVWLLLAFLIIRGIAAMKPGETSLQKLAIVPALFAAWGAWSISHRFGTSLTAWSEWLAGIATGAALAWPLLNRLKLTLDRSTGKLWRNADFSLLPLLLITFLVKYGFEVAFAVSPSLTANAGFSAAYLLLAGGFTGIFVGKYCRYLASLRMGTAGKGLETAG
- the msuE gene encoding FMN reductase — encoded protein: MTRPLRIVAVSGGLQRPSRAATLAEHLLDLIGEDVACEPHLIELGELAPQLAGALWRSQLPEAVERQLVAVEQADVLVVATPVYRGSYTGLFKHFFDFIHQDALVDTPILLAATGGSERHALVIDHQLRPLFSFFQARTLPLGVYATDRDFAEGRVHNDALIQRARLAVQRALPLLALSHRAAPAAAEAAAVL
- a CDS encoding tetratricopeptide repeat protein, with the translated sequence MQTFTEEWIGALRRVALCAGLAALACSTPALGNDNAAERDRVMAAAKTGNAEAQNELGDRYLRGAGVDRDAAKAADWYRKAADQGYAPAQSMLGVLYLRGNGVPKDSAQALHWVRKAADQGNADAQSDLGIMYLQGLGPQQDDAQAVLWLRRAAELGSPAGQYSLANLYQKGRAGLTKDEAQAMQWYARAAVQELGLAGVKEARLELCLNRKENEVWCAEMDTPGAFGPVEAFTAAADGGDVEAQTRLALMYAKGISVQKDEARSADLYRKAAMAGYAPAQAELGYLYSIGRGVPKDQEEDIYWTCEAAAQGNRRAIRNLAIKQTYDLFDPKECPERRTRKR